Proteins encoded together in one Nitrospirota bacterium window:
- a CDS encoding class I SAM-dependent methyltransferase, which translates to MTSGTVLVLGAGVGRESIALAQRGFLVAGLDINRESLCVASRQSSINCSKPVFAQADFLAIPVGPARVDYVFMSGIMYSSIPGRQQRQAWLQSLRSCMNEHGLVVLNFLIARDMNTRTQRLIHRLNCWFIRLPGANQSYQFGDTCSQNHFLHAFVDEEEIRSELRGAGATVDYLSWHEGYAVLSWCS; encoded by the coding sequence ATGACGTCCGGCACCGTCTTAGTGCTTGGAGCCGGCGTAGGTCGCGAGTCTATCGCACTGGCACAGCGAGGTTTTCTCGTCGCGGGCCTCGATATCAATCGTGAAAGCCTGTGCGTCGCCTCCCGGCAATCTTCGATCAACTGCTCGAAGCCTGTCTTTGCCCAAGCGGATTTCCTAGCCATCCCGGTCGGCCCCGCGCGAGTGGACTATGTGTTCATGTCCGGCATCATGTACAGTTCGATTCCCGGCCGACAGCAGCGACAGGCTTGGCTCCAGAGCCTGCGTTCATGCATGAACGAACATGGCCTTGTTGTGCTCAACTTTTTGATCGCTCGGGACATGAACACAAGAACCCAGCGGCTCATTCACAGACTCAATTGTTGGTTCATCAGGCTTCCGGGAGCCAATCAGTCATATCAATTTGGCGACACCTGTTCCCAGAACCACTTCCTACATGCCTTCGTCGATGAAGAAGAGATCAGGTCAGAACTCCGTGGCGCAGGCGCTACAGTCGACTACTTATCCTGGCACGAAGGCTATGCCGTACTTTCATGGTGCTCGTAA
- a CDS encoding tetratricopeptide repeat protein — MRPTLIQEAGVDLDSFRQMVAKNPRGFLGRFGLGNKLIQEGGSLEEIVEHLTVATQLDPTHVASHLALGRALIGLGKHNEARRVLTAGIDAAVSGRSNGGQDLVPELQQLLRTLG; from the coding sequence ATGCGCCCGACACTCATCCAGGAGGCCGGCGTGGATCTTGATTCGTTCAGGCAGATGGTCGCAAAAAACCCACGGGGCTTTCTCGGCCGTTTCGGGCTCGGGAATAAACTTATTCAAGAAGGCGGGAGTCTCGAAGAGATCGTTGAGCACCTGACCGTCGCCACACAGCTTGACCCGACGCACGTGGCATCGCATCTGGCCCTGGGCCGCGCGCTCATCGGACTTGGCAAACACAATGAAGCCAGGCGGGTTCTCACGGCCGGCATTGACGCTGCTGTATCGGGCCGGTCCAACGGTGGACAGGACCTCGTGCCGGAACTGCAGCAGTTGCTTCGCACTCTCGGATAA
- a CDS encoding ABC transporter ATP-binding protein: protein MKTLLRVLQYLSPHRSMVVGTFLFAGLATAFELVPPWLIKVIIDDVIQGGQTQLLLWVFLGLCAAYVLRNLCGSMRIRLNNGLEQQVVHDLHVQVFAALQRLSIKFYESRPTGEIMSRVLNDTEHMQRIFVDGLEEIITAGLTLIGIMTMLFMLNWKLALLALVPIPLLVVGAALFTKRVHGYYRVIRKGSAELNALLQDMLAGIRETMGFNRQSYEQERFDRKSDRCRQDTLKAMYLWSYYSPGMMLIGSLGGAMVLWFGTAEVLEHRLSVGELVMFISYLALFYVPINQIHSVNHMLQHALAASERVFEVLDLVPEVQDRPDAIAPTARLRGEVAFHRVGFHYRADAPILTNVTISVQAGERVALVGPSGAGKSTTLKLLMRFYDVTQGSVTIDGYDIRDLPLPFLRSQIGLVQQEPFLFNGTVRENILYGDLSAGQDEIEMAAKAARAHDFIMALPEGYDTWIGERGVKLSVGQRQRVSIARVILKDPPIVMFDEATSNIDTETEVKIREALDDLTKGRTTIIIAHRLSTIQGVDRIIVVDHGRVVEDGTHETLIGHEGVYARLYDAQFQV from the coding sequence GTGAAAACTCTCCTTCGAGTGCTCCAGTACCTCAGCCCGCACCGTTCAATGGTGGTCGGCACCTTCCTGTTCGCAGGGTTGGCGACGGCGTTCGAGCTGGTCCCCCCCTGGCTGATTAAAGTGATTATCGACGATGTAATTCAGGGGGGCCAGACTCAGCTCCTGCTCTGGGTATTTCTCGGGCTTTGTGCCGCCTATGTGCTGAGAAATCTCTGCGGGTCTATGAGGATTCGGTTGAACAATGGGCTGGAGCAGCAAGTCGTCCACGATTTGCACGTCCAGGTATTTGCCGCACTGCAGCGGTTATCGATCAAGTTTTATGAGAGTCGTCCAACAGGCGAGATCATGTCACGGGTGTTGAACGACACGGAGCATATGCAGCGCATCTTCGTCGACGGGCTGGAAGAAATCATTACGGCGGGGTTGACGCTGATCGGGATCATGACCATGCTGTTCATGCTCAACTGGAAGTTGGCTCTATTGGCGCTCGTGCCTATTCCTCTGTTGGTCGTCGGCGCGGCGCTCTTTACTAAGCGAGTCCACGGATACTATCGGGTGATCAGAAAAGGATCAGCGGAGCTGAATGCACTGTTGCAGGACATGTTGGCTGGCATCAGGGAGACGATGGGTTTCAATCGCCAGTCCTATGAGCAGGAGCGGTTTGATCGGAAAAGTGATCGTTGCCGCCAGGATACGTTGAAGGCCATGTACCTCTGGTCCTACTACTCCCCTGGCATGATGCTGATCGGGAGTCTGGGCGGGGCCATGGTGCTCTGGTTCGGCACAGCCGAAGTCCTGGAGCACCGTCTTTCCGTGGGCGAACTCGTGATGTTCATCTCATACCTTGCGCTCTTCTATGTGCCGATCAATCAGATCCACTCTGTGAATCACATGCTCCAACATGCGTTGGCTGCAAGTGAGCGGGTGTTCGAAGTGCTCGATCTCGTTCCGGAGGTCCAGGATCGACCTGACGCGATTGCGCCAACCGCTCGGTTACGGGGAGAAGTCGCCTTTCATCGCGTCGGGTTTCATTATCGAGCCGATGCGCCGATTTTGACAAACGTGACAATATCCGTTCAGGCGGGCGAACGCGTCGCGCTGGTCGGCCCGAGCGGCGCAGGAAAGAGCACGACACTCAAACTGCTGATGCGATTCTACGATGTGACCCAAGGCTCCGTGACCATCGACGGGTACGATATCCGCGATCTGCCCTTGCCCTTTCTTCGAAGCCAAATCGGGCTGGTTCAGCAAGAGCCATTCTTATTCAATGGGACGGTGAGAGAAAACATTCTGTATGGGGATCTATCGGCCGGGCAGGACGAGATTGAGATGGCTGCGAAGGCGGCGCGAGCCCATGACTTTATCATGGCTTTGCCGGAAGGGTATGACACCTGGATCGGAGAGCGTGGGGTCAAACTTTCCGTCGGGCAACGGCAGCGTGTTTCGATTGCCCGTGTCATTCTGAAGGACCCTCCGATCGTCATGTTCGATGAGGCCACCTCCAATATCGACACAGAGACCGAGGTCAAGATTCGTGAGGCGCTGGACGATCTGACGAAAGGGCGGACGACGATCATCATTGCCCATCGACTCTCCACCATCCAAGGGGTTGACCGCATCATTGTTGTGGACCACGGGCGTGTCGTCGAAGACGGGACGCACGAGACGTTGATCGGCCATGAAGGGGTGTATGCGCGACTCTATGACGCTCAATTTCAGGTGTAG
- a CDS encoding M67 family metallopeptidase, whose protein sequence is MSDLVIPQHILDDLVAHARELDPYECCGLMAGINGTVTYVYRITNIVALEGAEKLSSFDPAKAAHLERLSPAERAEIAFVMDMQDFSAAKKDIRNKGLDLQVVYHSHPHDPARPSITDIKIATDYEEIWPKINLPIPNYLLISLMEKSKPDIRLYNIKGGNVTPAEITTPI, encoded by the coding sequence GTGTCGGATCTCGTCATCCCTCAGCACATTCTCGACGACCTAGTTGCCCACGCAAGGGAACTCGATCCCTACGAATGTTGCGGGCTCATGGCCGGGATCAATGGAACGGTCACCTATGTCTATCGAATCACCAACATCGTCGCGCTGGAAGGGGCCGAAAAACTGTCTTCCTTCGACCCGGCAAAGGCCGCGCATCTGGAGCGACTTTCCCCGGCCGAGCGAGCCGAGATTGCCTTCGTAATGGATATGCAGGACTTTTCCGCCGCGAAGAAAGATATTCGAAACAAAGGGCTCGATCTGCAAGTGGTCTACCATTCCCATCCTCACGACCCGGCACGTCCCTCCATCACCGACATCAAAATCGCCACCGACTACGAAGAAATTTGGCCGAAGATCAACCTGCCTATCCCCAACTACCTACTCATTTCCCTCATGGAGAAGTCGAAGCCAGACATTCGTCTCTACAATATCAAGGGTGGAAATGTCACACCGGCAGAGATCACAACTCCGATATAA
- a CDS encoding PqqD family protein, translated as MNPSAIYTKHPDYVQRDVAGECILVPIRRTLTEANSIYVLNETGAALWNRIDGQRSAQAIMADFCNEYEVGSDQLAKDFTSLLDDLLSIRAVEEVAR; from the coding sequence ATGAATCCCTCTGCGATCTATACCAAGCACCCCGACTATGTGCAGCGTGACGTCGCAGGCGAATGTATACTGGTCCCTATTCGACGGACGTTAACCGAAGCCAATAGCATCTATGTCTTGAACGAAACCGGGGCAGCACTCTGGAACCGAATCGACGGCCAGCGGTCGGCGCAAGCCATCATGGCTGACTTCTGCAACGAATATGAGGTTGGATCAGACCAGCTGGCAAAGGACTTCACGTCGCTGCTTGACGACCTCCTCTCCATCCGGGCGGTCGAAGAGGTGGCGAGATGA
- a CDS encoding threonine synthase, with translation MATMKALVCRECGKEYPTKAIHVCEMCFGPLEVKYNYEEIKKGISRKKIQDGPDSIWRYADLLPVQGPTFLGPHAGMTPLVRAKNLGAHLGLDELYIKNDTVNHPTLSFKDRVVAVAITRARELGFETIACASTGNLANSVAAHAAAAGMRAYVFIPGDLEAAKVLGNLIYRPNVVEVEGNYDDVNRLCSEIAGEHGWAFVNINIRPYYAEGSKTLAYETVEQLGWRTPDQVVIPMASGSLLTKIWKGLHEMKTVGLIDDVRTKINGAQAEGCSPISTAFKSGRDFFKPVKPKTIAKSLAIGNPADGYYALKATAESKGSMDMVSDDEVVEGIKLLAQTEGIFAETAGGVTIGVLQKLVKQGTIKKSDVTVAYITGNGLKTQEAVIDAVGRPHRIQPSLVSFEQTFKVGKHGGGDA, from the coding sequence ATGGCGACCATGAAAGCGCTAGTGTGCCGCGAGTGCGGCAAAGAATACCCGACAAAGGCAATCCATGTCTGCGAAATGTGCTTCGGCCCCCTCGAGGTGAAGTACAACTACGAGGAGATCAAGAAGGGCATTTCCCGCAAGAAAATCCAGGACGGACCAGACAGTATCTGGCGCTATGCCGATCTCCTCCCGGTGCAGGGCCCGACATTTCTCGGCCCTCATGCTGGAATGACGCCGCTGGTCCGCGCCAAAAATCTTGGCGCCCATCTCGGACTGGACGAGCTCTATATTAAAAATGATACGGTCAACCATCCCACTCTCTCATTCAAAGATCGGGTGGTCGCAGTCGCCATCACTCGGGCTCGTGAGTTGGGATTTGAAACCATTGCCTGTGCCTCGACAGGCAATCTGGCCAATTCTGTCGCTGCCCATGCAGCTGCCGCTGGAATGCGAGCCTATGTCTTCATTCCCGGAGATTTGGAGGCGGCCAAGGTTCTTGGAAATTTGATCTATCGGCCGAACGTGGTCGAGGTCGAAGGCAACTACGACGACGTGAATCGCCTCTGCAGCGAAATCGCAGGAGAACATGGCTGGGCCTTCGTCAATATCAACATTCGCCCCTACTATGCGGAAGGTTCGAAGACGTTGGCCTACGAAACCGTGGAGCAACTCGGTTGGCGCACCCCCGACCAAGTGGTCATCCCGATGGCGTCCGGCTCACTCCTGACCAAGATCTGGAAGGGTCTCCATGAAATGAAGACCGTGGGTCTCATCGACGACGTGCGGACGAAGATCAACGGGGCGCAGGCGGAAGGCTGCTCTCCTATTTCAACGGCCTTCAAGTCCGGACGTGATTTCTTCAAGCCCGTAAAACCCAAGACCATTGCGAAGTCTCTGGCCATCGGCAATCCCGCCGACGGGTACTATGCCCTCAAAGCGACCGCCGAGAGCAAGGGCTCCATGGACATGGTTTCAGACGACGAAGTGGTGGAAGGAATCAAATTGTTGGCACAAACCGAAGGAATTTTTGCAGAGACCGCCGGCGGCGTGACAATCGGTGTGCTCCAGAAGCTGGTGAAGCAAGGCACGATCAAGAAAAGCGATGTGACAGTTGCCTATATCACAGGGAATGGACTGAAGACGCAGGAGGCTGTGATCGATGCGGTGGGACGGCCTCATCGCATTCAGCCAAGCCTTGTCAGTTTTGAGCAGACCTTTAAGGTGGGGAAACACGGGGGTGGTGACGCATGA
- the glgC gene encoding glucose-1-phosphate adenylyltransferase, translated as MGNIFTMVLAGGKGERLYPLTEHRAKPAVPFGGKYRIIDFTLSNCLNSGLRKVAVLIQYKSHSLDRHIRTGWNILNGELGEFIASIPPQQRISEEWYQGTADAVYQNLFLLDSEQPDYVLILAGDHIYKMNYMEMFHWLLAKGADAVVGAIDIPIEDAHRFGVIGVDEDFRITEFIEKPAHPPSIPNDPTHAFGSMGIYLFRTNVLREYLMADAQEGGSHDFGKNIMPKMIRDRRVYAYKFVDANKKDVKYWRDIGTLDAYWEANMDLVAVDPLFNLYDQHWAIRTYQGQFAPAKFVFAQDYQGGRMGVALDSIVCGGCIFSGGRVQNSVLSPNVRVQDNADVRESIIMENVVIGAHSRIRRAIIDKDVIIPPNSEIGYDREADAKRFTVTESGLVVIAKGMKLHASLDSSG; from the coding sequence ATGGGGAACATTTTCACCATGGTGCTGGCGGGTGGGAAGGGCGAACGTCTTTACCCTCTCACCGAGCATCGAGCCAAGCCGGCAGTTCCCTTTGGTGGGAAATATCGCATTATCGACTTCACGCTCAGCAATTGCCTCAACTCCGGGCTTCGAAAAGTCGCGGTCCTTATCCAATACAAATCCCACTCACTTGACCGTCATATCCGCACGGGCTGGAACATCCTCAACGGCGAACTCGGCGAATTTATCGCCTCGATTCCACCCCAGCAACGCATCAGCGAAGAATGGTACCAAGGCACCGCCGACGCGGTCTACCAAAACCTGTTTCTCCTCGACAGCGAACAACCGGACTATGTCCTGATCCTTGCCGGCGACCATATCTACAAGATGAACTATATGGAAATGTTCCATTGGCTGCTTGCGAAAGGCGCCGATGCTGTGGTCGGCGCGATCGATATTCCGATCGAAGATGCCCATCGGTTCGGCGTGATCGGTGTGGATGAGGATTTTCGGATTACGGAATTCATCGAGAAACCGGCTCACCCGCCCTCGATCCCCAACGACCCGACCCATGCCTTTGGCTCGATGGGCATTTACCTGTTTCGCACCAACGTCCTCCGCGAGTATTTGATGGCCGACGCGCAGGAAGGCGGCAGTCACGACTTCGGGAAAAACATCATGCCAAAAATGATTCGAGATCGTCGCGTCTACGCCTACAAGTTTGTCGACGCGAACAAAAAGGACGTGAAGTATTGGCGGGATATCGGAACATTGGACGCATACTGGGAAGCGAACATGGATCTCGTCGCGGTGGATCCCCTCTTCAATCTCTACGACCAGCATTGGGCGATTCGAACCTACCAAGGGCAATTTGCACCGGCAAAATTCGTTTTCGCGCAAGACTATCAGGGCGGCAGGATGGGCGTGGCCCTGGATTCCATCGTCTGCGGCGGCTGCATCTTTTCCGGTGGCCGGGTGCAGAACTCAGTGCTTTCGCCGAACGTCCGTGTCCAGGACAATGCGGACGTTCGTGAATCGATCATCATGGAAAACGTCGTCATCGGCGCACACAGCCGGATCAGACGGGCCATCATCGACAAGGATGTCATCATCCCGCCTAACTCGGAAATCGGGTATGACCGGGAAGCCGACGCCAAGCGATTTACCGTCACCGAATCCGGCTTGGTCGTGATTGCAAAGGGAATGAAATTGCATGCCTCCCTCGATTCATCCGGTTGA
- a CDS encoding DEAD/DEAH box helicase — protein sequence MTTQELEQLLAQQPIALLHRLARGRVQRHFRAGKRRLIEILLRHSAENRAGFESDLMTLIGERQDRPAPPASRIIAAPKPKAVASRRHTAQGPIEQDSHEPAITLSSWLEGLGVPKPQAFVPDAWQEDAITKLKESDVVVSVPTGSGKTYVAIEAARRAIEENRTVIYTSPLKALSNTKYTEFSRIFGPDQVGILTGDRRDNGQAPLLIMTTEILRNLLYDAGSGEIDIRLDTLGLVILDESQYIADPERGVVWEETIIFCPSQARLLLLSASIGNPHDIAEWLTSIRPTPCHLIRHSTRTVPLRAGYLHPNGKLTPLFRTVGIPHGHPSHLHPEAKRLFAQYEDETLPTGRKR from the coding sequence ATGACGACCCAAGAACTCGAACAACTCCTGGCACAACAACCGATCGCCCTCTTGCACCGCCTCGCACGAGGGCGTGTGCAGCGACATTTCCGCGCAGGCAAACGCCGGCTTATCGAAATCTTGTTACGCCATTCCGCCGAGAACCGTGCAGGCTTTGAATCCGACCTGATGACCTTGATCGGCGAACGCCAGGATCGCCCCGCTCCACCCGCATCTCGAATCATCGCCGCGCCGAAACCGAAGGCCGTGGCATCCAGGCGTCATACGGCACAGGGGCCGATCGAGCAGGATTCCCATGAACCGGCCATCACCCTGTCAAGCTGGTTGGAAGGGCTGGGAGTACCGAAGCCGCAGGCCTTTGTTCCGGACGCCTGGCAAGAAGACGCCATCACCAAACTCAAAGAAAGTGACGTGGTCGTGAGCGTCCCGACGGGAAGCGGAAAGACCTACGTCGCGATCGAAGCGGCTCGCCGCGCCATCGAGGAGAATCGGACCGTCATCTATACCTCTCCTCTCAAGGCTCTCTCGAATACGAAGTACACGGAGTTCTCAAGAATCTTCGGTCCAGACCAGGTCGGCATTCTGACCGGCGATCGGCGCGACAACGGGCAGGCGCCCCTGCTCATCATGACGACGGAAATCTTGCGGAATCTGCTCTATGACGCAGGAAGCGGTGAGATCGATATCCGGTTGGACACGCTTGGTCTCGTCATTTTGGACGAGTCGCAATATATCGCAGATCCGGAGCGGGGCGTCGTCTGGGAAGAGACGATCATCTTCTGCCCAAGTCAAGCGCGGCTGCTCTTGCTCTCTGCCTCAATCGGCAACCCGCATGATATTGCCGAGTGGCTTACCTCGATCAGACCGACTCCCTGCCACTTGATCCGCCACAGTACGCGCACCGTCCCGCTTCGGGCCGGCTACCTGCATCCGAACGGCAAACTTACCCCGCTCTTTCGCACCGTCGGAATCCCTCACGGCCATCCAAGTCACCTCCATCCGGAAGCCAAGCGGCTCTTTGCCCAATACGAGGACGAAACTCTCCCGACAGGCCGCAAGCGGTAG
- a CDS encoding acyloxyacyl hydrolase, whose amino-acid sequence MPSWMITITDPLGSSWYRGQVSVGAEMVYIQFQEPILTHGVGFTPKIKYSFVAWDRIRPYTEFAGGPFWSDLTGKIPEESGQFNFILSAGFGVSYFLTDQVALNIGYRFQHISNAGTSYPNIGLNASLPFGGFSFYF is encoded by the coding sequence ATGCCCTCATGGATGATCACCATCACTGATCCGCTGGGGAGCAGCTGGTATCGGGGGCAGGTCTCCGTCGGGGCCGAGATGGTCTACATCCAGTTCCAGGAACCGATTCTCACGCACGGCGTCGGCTTCACCCCGAAAATCAAATACAGCTTCGTCGCATGGGATCGTATCCGACCCTATACCGAATTCGCCGGAGGTCCCTTTTGGAGCGATCTCACCGGAAAGATTCCTGAAGAGTCCGGGCAGTTCAACTTCATACTGTCAGCGGGATTCGGGGTCTCCTATTTCCTGACCGATCAAGTCGCGCTCAACATCGGCTATCGCTTTCAGCATATATCCAATGCTGGCACGAGTTACCCGAATATCGGACTCAATGCCAGCCTGCCCTTTGGCGGGTTTTCATTCTATTTCTGA
- a CDS encoding HEAT repeat domain-containing protein yields the protein MQQRSVCRWVIVLMSLTFGMAQTLWAEPIGKGWAIPVQVPYEAPPKGQDLPAESVPQNTKPLTPQEIQRAEALLPLLEGAQEFWAMGEFVHLGEPAVPVLVKGLTMPGPRIRYNAIETISMLKATSAVPALVAAAKEVNEIPRVREHALRVAVRLDSAKAVDAIEVMAKDQNSSIRKAAAFEARYIREKAVVPILIGMIADEERFVGLSAVQSLWILTRHETEFHDWETSTKQDRQEWTTEWVEWWNSQKDSFEFSDPKRPSRVR from the coding sequence GTGCAGCAACGAAGTGTCTGTCGGTGGGTAATCGTCCTGATGTCGCTGACGTTCGGAATGGCTCAGACCCTGTGGGCTGAGCCGATAGGGAAAGGGTGGGCGATCCCGGTTCAGGTGCCCTACGAAGCGCCGCCAAAGGGGCAGGATCTCCCGGCAGAATCCGTCCCACAGAATACGAAGCCGCTGACTCCTCAAGAGATTCAAAGGGCAGAAGCACTGCTGCCGTTGCTGGAGGGTGCACAGGAGTTTTGGGCGATGGGAGAATTCGTGCATCTCGGCGAGCCAGCCGTGCCGGTCCTGGTCAAAGGTCTGACTATGCCAGGACCGCGCATTCGGTATAACGCCATCGAAACAATTTCGATGTTGAAAGCCACCTCGGCAGTTCCGGCCCTTGTGGCAGCAGCCAAGGAGGTGAACGAAATCCCGCGGGTGCGCGAACATGCATTGCGGGTAGCCGTCCGATTGGATTCGGCGAAAGCGGTAGACGCGATCGAGGTGATGGCAAAGGACCAGAATTCATCGATTCGGAAGGCCGCTGCGTTTGAAGCGCGGTATATCAGAGAAAAGGCAGTGGTGCCGATTCTGATCGGGATGATTGCCGACGAGGAACGTTTTGTCGGACTCTCAGCGGTGCAGTCGCTTTGGATTCTCACGCGACATGAAACGGAGTTTCACGATTGGGAGACGTCGACCAAGCAAGACCGTCAGGAGTGGACGACTGAATGGGTGGAATGGTGGAACAGCCAGAAGGATAGCTTCGAATTTTCGGATCCGAAAAGGCCTTCGCGTGTGCGCTAG
- the moeB gene encoding molybdopterin-synthase adenylyltransferase MoeB, whose product MELTEPQIQRYSRQILLGEVGGKGQMKLRQAKVLLIGAGGLGSPAGLYLAAAGVGTIGLVDGDVVDLSNLQRQILHSTATVGTPKVESGKKTLTAINPEITVNTYHQLVDTGNILPLLKDYDVVLDGSDNFSTRFLVNDACFFAKKTLISASMFRFEGQLTTIKPHAGYPCYRCLYPEPPPAGLVPNCQEAGVLGALAGTMGILQASEAIKEILGIGETMADRLLIYDALEMKFRKVRRPKDPACRLCGPTPTITDLKSDYTVTCAI is encoded by the coding sequence ATGGAACTCACTGAACCACAGATTCAACGGTATAGCCGGCAGATTCTTCTCGGCGAGGTGGGCGGCAAGGGCCAGATGAAGCTGCGGCAGGCAAAGGTCTTGCTCATCGGCGCCGGGGGGCTCGGCTCTCCTGCCGGACTCTATCTTGCCGCCGCCGGTGTCGGCACCATCGGCCTGGTCGATGGCGACGTCGTTGACCTCTCAAACTTACAGAGACAAATCCTGCATTCCACTGCTACAGTCGGCACGCCAAAAGTGGAATCGGGCAAGAAAACCCTCACGGCCATCAATCCTGAGATCACGGTCAATACCTATCACCAGTTAGTCGATACGGGCAACATCCTCCCGCTCCTCAAGGATTACGACGTCGTGCTGGATGGATCCGATAACTTTTCGACACGTTTTCTCGTGAACGATGCCTGTTTTTTTGCCAAGAAGACGCTCATTTCTGCCAGCATGTTCCGCTTCGAAGGTCAGCTCACGACGATCAAACCCCATGCCGGCTACCCCTGCTACCGCTGTCTCTACCCGGAGCCACCACCAGCTGGACTCGTTCCCAATTGCCAAGAAGCTGGCGTCTTGGGAGCCCTCGCCGGAACCATGGGCATCCTTCAAGCATCGGAAGCAATTAAAGAAATTCTTGGCATCGGCGAAACCATGGCCGACCGCCTGCTCATCTACGACGCCTTGGAGATGAAATTCAGAAAAGTTCGCCGGCCCAAAGACCCGGCCTGCCGCCTCTGCGGACCGACGCCAACAATTACTGATCTGAAGAGTGACTATACTGTCACCTGCGCTATCTAA
- a CDS encoding MoaD/ThiS family protein — MIKVRIPTPLRSLTKGQGEVQAQAMSIAEMIDNLNASHPGIKDRLCDETGELRRFVNIYVNEEDIRFLKGKETSLKDGDEVSIVPAIAGGSSCRT; from the coding sequence ATGATTAAGGTTCGCATTCCAACCCCGCTCCGTTCTCTGACGAAGGGGCAGGGAGAGGTCCAGGCCCAGGCCATGAGTATCGCCGAAATGATCGACAACTTGAACGCCTCCCACCCCGGGATTAAGGATCGCCTCTGCGACGAGACCGGAGAGCTACGCCGGTTCGTGAATATTTATGTCAATGAGGAAGATATCCGGTTCCTCAAGGGCAAAGAAACCTCGCTCAAAGACGGCGACGAAGTCTCGATCGTGCCAGCCATTGCAGGAGGCTCATCATGCCGAACATGA
- a CDS encoding NIL domain-containing protein: protein MPNMKFHIRFPEDKIKEPIIYQIGHEFKVITNVRRADVRETTGWMDLELVGDSTEIERAIAGLRKKGVIVDPIELNVVE from the coding sequence ATGCCGAACATGAAATTTCACATCCGATTCCCAGAAGACAAGATCAAAGAGCCGATCATTTATCAGATCGGTCACGAATTCAAAGTCATTACCAACGTCAGACGAGCCGACGTTCGTGAAACCACCGGATGGATGGACCTCGAACTGGTAGGGGACAGTACGGAGATAGAACGGGCGATCGCAGGCCTTCGCAAGAAGGGCGTCATCGTCGACCCGATCGAATTGAATGTCGTGGAATAA
- the def gene encoding peptide deformylase — protein sequence MPKLTIAKLGNPVLRQVAAKVDPRDIRTYDMQQFIDDLLQTMLAEPGIGLAAPQVSRSIQLVVMGCEGEDGFPQTVLINPKIIFYGPELVENWEGCLSVDGLRGKVTRPSVVRVKALDRQGKSMDFEATGLYAVCIQHEMDHLIGKVFLDRMTDMSTLTQLPEFSKYWQDEPIPVI from the coding sequence ATGCCCAAGCTCACCATTGCGAAGCTCGGTAATCCAGTCTTGAGGCAGGTTGCGGCCAAGGTCGATCCCCGCGACATTCGCACGTATGACATGCAGCAATTCATCGACGATTTGCTGCAGACGATGCTGGCTGAACCGGGGATTGGGTTGGCAGCACCTCAGGTATCACGCTCGATTCAATTGGTCGTGATGGGTTGTGAAGGGGAAGACGGATTTCCGCAGACCGTGCTCATCAATCCCAAGATTATCTTCTATGGCCCGGAGCTTGTCGAAAACTGGGAGGGCTGCTTAAGTGTGGATGGGCTGCGGGGAAAGGTCACGAGGCCGTCGGTCGTAAGGGTCAAGGCGTTGGACCGTCAAGGCAAATCGATGGATTTCGAAGCGACCGGGCTCTATGCCGTCTGTATCCAGCACGAAATGGATCATCTCATCGGCAAAGTATTCTTGGACCGGATGACCGATATGTCCACGCTCACGCAACTCCCCGAATTTAGTAAGTACTGGCAAGATGAACCCATCCCCGTGATCTAA